In Synechococcus sp. CC9616, the following are encoded in one genomic region:
- the rpsK gene encoding 30S ribosomal protein S11, whose product MAKPAKKSGPKKAKRNVPNGVAHIQSTFNNTIVSITDTSGEVISWSSAGASGFKGARKGTPFAAQTAAEAAARRALDQGMRQIEVLVRGPGSGRETAIRALQVAGLEITLIRDVTPLPHNGCRRPKRRRV is encoded by the coding sequence CCAAGAAGGCCAAGCGCAACGTTCCCAACGGCGTTGCACATATCCAGAGCACGTTCAACAACACGATCGTGTCGATCACCGACACCTCAGGCGAGGTGATCTCCTGGTCGTCCGCCGGTGCCAGTGGATTCAAGGGTGCTCGCAAGGGAACGCCATTCGCTGCTCAAACAGCCGCCGAAGCGGCGGCACGCCGCGCCCTTGACCAGGGCATGCGTCAGATCGAGGTGTTGGTGCGTGGTCCAGGCTCCGGCCGTGAAACCGCAATCCGCGCCCTTCAGGTGGCCGGACTGGAGATCACCCTGATTCGGGATGTCACTCCTCTGCCTCACAACGGTTGTCGTCGGCCCAAGCGCCGCCGCGTCTGA